The Methyloferula stellata AR4 genome includes a window with the following:
- a CDS encoding efflux transporter outer membrane subunit, giving the protein MDELDLLALRSFFHPLRGTGLRPLAPLAALAAVSLCACTVGPDYIRPPAPPSAEFKEAKKGWKIATPADEFDRGPWWSVYNDPQLSSLLSQVEISNQTVVAAAASYEQARAIIRETQAGYFPTVTNGWSGTGTYSSAGTSSTSTTVLNRSSVLYNPVANMTWNIDVWGKIRRQVESNAAATQVSAADLQNAKLSAQATLATAYFNLRASDSLEKLLADTVVEFKKTLEITRNQYKSGVVSQADVITAETQVLTTEAQLINVGVARAQFEHAIAVLIGRPPSDLSLRKGLLARRIPTIPVTVPSALLERRPDIAAAERLVQEQNALIGVAVAAFYPTVNLTGMFGFAGGTPLPISAANEVWSLAGTLTQTIFDGGLLSAQLASAKAVYEQSVASYRQTTLTAFQQVEDELAAIRILTLEAAKQDQAVRAARQAVEINLNQYKAGTISFTTVVQAEAILLSDEETALTIRQELFIASVALIEALGGGWDASLLPDLEGLSKVPTITPPL; this is encoded by the coding sequence GTGGACGAGTTAGACCTCTTGGCTCTGCGATCGTTTTTCCACCCTCTTCGCGGCACGGGTTTGCGACCGCTGGCGCCACTTGCCGCGCTGGCGGCAGTGTCGCTTTGCGCTTGCACAGTCGGCCCGGATTATATCCGTCCTCCGGCGCCGCCGTCGGCGGAATTCAAAGAGGCGAAGAAGGGCTGGAAGATCGCGACGCCGGCGGATGAATTCGATCGCGGCCCGTGGTGGTCCGTCTATAACGATCCGCAACTTTCGTCGCTCCTGAGCCAGGTCGAGATCTCGAATCAGACGGTCGTGGCCGCTGCCGCCAGCTACGAACAGGCGCGCGCGATCATCCGGGAGACGCAGGCCGGCTATTTTCCGACGGTGACGAATGGCTGGAGTGGCACAGGAACTTATTCGTCCGCCGGGACGAGTTCGACCTCGACCACCGTCCTCAACCGCTCGAGCGTTCTCTACAATCCCGTCGCGAATATGACCTGGAATATCGATGTCTGGGGCAAGATCCGCCGCCAGGTCGAGAGCAATGCCGCGGCCACCCAGGTCAGCGCCGCCGATCTGCAGAATGCCAAGCTCTCCGCGCAGGCGACATTGGCGACCGCCTATTTCAATCTGAGGGCGAGCGATTCCCTCGAGAAGCTGCTCGCCGATACGGTCGTCGAATTTAAGAAGACGCTCGAGATCACCCGCAATCAATATAAGAGCGGCGTGGTTTCGCAGGCCGACGTGATCACCGCCGAGACGCAGGTGCTGACGACGGAGGCGCAGCTGATCAATGTCGGCGTCGCGCGTGCGCAGTTCGAGCATGCCATAGCGGTTCTTATCGGCAGGCCGCCGTCCGACTTGTCTTTAAGGAAGGGGCTTCTGGCGCGAAGGATTCCGACTATTCCCGTGACCGTGCCTTCCGCTTTGCTGGAACGGCGACCAGACATCGCCGCGGCCGAAAGGCTTGTCCAGGAGCAGAATGCTCTGATCGGCGTTGCGGTCGCGGCCTTCTATCCGACGGTCAACCTGACCGGCATGTTCGGATTTGCCGGCGGAACACCTTTGCCGATCTCGGCCGCAAACGAAGTCTGGTCGCTGGCGGGTACCCTGACCCAGACAATCTTCGACGGCGGTTTGCTCAGCGCTCAGCTTGCCTCGGCCAAGGCGGTCTATGAACAAAGCGTTGCAAGCTATAGGCAAACAACCCTAACGGCTTTTCAGCAAGTCGAGGACGAACTTGCCGCGATTCGGATTTTGACGCTGGAAGCGGCCAAGCAGGATCAGGCCGTCAGGGCGGCGCGCCAGGCCGTGGAGATTAATTTGAATCAATACAAGGCAGGCACCATCTCTTTCACGACGGTCGTCCAGGCCGAGGCAATATTGCTCTCGGACGAAGAAACTGCGCTGACCATCCGGCAGGAGCTCTTTATCGCGAGCGTCGCCTTGATCGAGGCGCTCGGAGGCGGGTGGGATGCCTCGCTTTTGCCCGATCTTGAAGGCCTCTCCAAGGTGCCGACGATTACCCCGCCGCTTTGA
- a CDS encoding MdtA/MuxA family multidrug efflux RND transporter periplasmic adaptor subunit — protein MDEKKMDEKVGKTYQPKVPAEPQAPQGRPYAPPPVKPSPVKRKRSPVGFVLGLIILAGLGYAVYRVAAPSPQPTPAHGNRGAAAGAPQSVGVATIAKGDIRIIFNGLGTVTPLATVTVRTQINGQLTEVAFTEGQRVNKGDFLAQIDPRPYQLAEQQAEGQLAHDQGLLDQARTDLTRYQTLVQQNSIARQQAEDQAFIVKQNEGSVISDQAQIATQKLNLVYCHIVSPVTGRVGLRLVDAGNYVQTSDTTGLAVLTQLQPISVIFSLAEDDIPEIVAQMKGSTELSARAFDRANVKELATGKISTIDNQIDTTTGMVKFRAEFPNTDEALFPNQFVNVRVLVKTLHDVVTAPSAAIQQGAPGSYVYIVNQDNTVSVRPVKVGATDKGMVEIDSGLNPGDRVVIDGTDRLADGTHVTIPADGPDKAAPAAPAAPKTPGNGSHRRNAQ, from the coding sequence ATGGATGAAAAAAAGATGGATGAAAAAGTCGGCAAGACTTATCAGCCGAAAGTACCCGCGGAGCCGCAAGCGCCGCAGGGCCGCCCCTATGCGCCGCCGCCTGTAAAACCGTCGCCGGTGAAAAGGAAACGGTCGCCCGTCGGCTTTGTGCTTGGCCTTATCATCCTTGCCGGTCTTGGTTATGCCGTCTATCGCGTGGCCGCCCCAAGTCCTCAGCCCACGCCGGCACATGGCAATCGGGGCGCCGCTGCCGGCGCGCCGCAGTCCGTCGGCGTCGCAACGATCGCCAAGGGCGACATCCGGATTATCTTCAATGGACTCGGAACGGTCACGCCGCTTGCGACTGTGACGGTCAGAACCCAGATCAACGGGCAATTGACCGAAGTCGCCTTCACCGAAGGCCAAAGAGTCAATAAGGGGGATTTTCTCGCCCAGATCGACCCGCGGCCCTATCAATTGGCCGAACAGCAGGCCGAGGGACAATTGGCGCATGACCAAGGTCTCCTCGACCAGGCCCGGACCGATCTCACCCGCTATCAGACGCTAGTCCAGCAGAATTCGATCGCCCGCCAGCAGGCCGAGGACCAAGCCTTCATCGTGAAACAAAACGAAGGCTCGGTGATCTCCGACCAGGCGCAGATCGCCACACAGAAGTTGAACCTCGTCTACTGCCACATCGTCTCGCCGGTGACCGGACGGGTCGGTCTGCGACTCGTCGATGCCGGCAATTACGTTCAGACGAGCGATACGACCGGCCTTGCCGTTCTCACGCAACTGCAGCCTATTTCCGTCATTTTCTCACTCGCGGAAGACGATATTCCGGAGATCGTCGCGCAGATGAAAGGCAGCACCGAACTCAGCGCGCGGGCCTTCGACCGGGCCAATGTCAAGGAGCTCGCCACAGGAAAGATCTCGACGATCGACAATCAGATCGACACGACAACGGGAATGGTAAAATTCCGCGCCGAATTTCCAAACACCGACGAGGCTCTCTTTCCGAACCAATTCGTCAATGTGCGCGTCCTGGTCAAGACGCTGCACGACGTCGTCACGGCGCCCTCCGCCGCGATCCAGCAAGGCGCGCCGGGCAGCTATGTCTATATTGTCAATCAGGACAATACGGTTTCGGTTCGACCGGTGAAGGTCGGCGCGACCGATAAGGGAATGGTCGAGATCGATTCAGGTTTGAACCCTGGCGACCGCGTCGTCATCGATGGAACCGACCGGCTCGCCGACGGCACCCATGTGACGATTCCCGCCGATGGACCGGACAAGGCAGCGCCGGCGGCTCCTGCGGCTCCGAAGACTCCAGGCAATGGCTCGCATCGACGAAACGCCCAATGA
- a CDS encoding MdtB/MuxB family multidrug efflux RND transporter permease subunit, giving the protein MNPSEIFILRPVATSLLMIAILLAGAFAYKFLPLSALPEVDYPTIQVQTFYPGASPEVMTSSVTAPLERQLGEMPGLNQMTSASSAGASVITLQFSLNLSLDVAEQEVQAAINAGNNLLPSDLPTPPIYAKVNPADAPIMALAITSKTLPLITLEDLAETRIAQKISQQPGVGLVSISGGNRPAIRIQFNPRALAAYGLNIDDVRTTIGNVNVNTPKGNFDGATQSSTINANDQITSAEQFDKVIIAYRNGNPVRLSDVATTIHGPENTKIAAWANKTPAIILNVQRQPGANVIQVVDGIKKLLPQIEASLPAAVEIEVLSDRTNTIRASVEDVEFELGLAIALVVLVIFIFLRNLPATIIPSLSVPLSLVGTLIVMFLMGFSLDNLSLMALTISTGFVVDDAIVMIENIARYVEEGEEPLQAALRGSAQIGFTIISLTVSLIAVLIPLLFMGDVVGRLFHEFAITLAATIVISAIVSLTLVPMLCAKLLHHRPESERNRLDLAADHAFNWIIRQYGRALTVVLEHQPLTLLIAIATLVVTVLLYIVIPKGFFPVQDTGMIQAISQANESISYAAMADKQRALADVILKDPDVESLSSFIGVDGTNMTLNSGRFLISLKPRDARLHTVSEVVRRLQKETADVKDIHLFMQPVQDLTIDSNISRAQYHFVLENANGSEMQSWVPKLVQKLQTLPQLTNVASDMASQGRAIDLVIDRQTASRFGITPATVDNILYDAFGQRIVSTIYTQSNQYRVIMEVTPDLQHALESLNTFYLPSSSSTTNGQVPLSAIVHVEQRSGPLLITHFGQFPATNISFDVAPDASLGSAVAAIQQAEKDIGLPDSFVSLMQGSAAAFSASLSNEVMLIVAAIVTMYIILGVLYESFIHPITILSTLPSAGVGALLSLMLAGEELDVIAIIGIILLIGIVKKNAIMMIDFALDAERNDGLAPRDAIYQACLLRFRPILMTTMAAILGALPLMLGTGTGSELRHPLGVAIVGGLAFSQVLTLFSTPVIYLYFDRLAQRLSRGSRPSGPLPVPEPGE; this is encoded by the coding sequence ATGAATCCGTCTGAGATCTTTATCCTTCGTCCGGTCGCGACATCGCTTTTGATGATCGCGATCCTGCTTGCCGGTGCCTTCGCTTATAAATTTCTGCCGCTCTCGGCTTTGCCGGAAGTGGATTATCCGACCATTCAGGTTCAGACCTTTTATCCCGGCGCCAGTCCGGAGGTCATGACCTCATCCGTGACGGCGCCCTTGGAACGCCAGCTCGGCGAAATGCCGGGCCTCAATCAAATGACCTCGGCCAGTTCGGCCGGCGCTTCCGTCATCACGCTCCAATTCAGCCTCAATCTCAGCCTCGATGTCGCCGAGCAGGAGGTGCAGGCCGCGATCAATGCGGGCAATAATCTTCTGCCGAGCGATCTGCCGACGCCGCCGATCTATGCCAAGGTCAATCCGGCCGATGCGCCGATCATGGCGCTCGCAATCACCTCCAAGACCCTGCCGCTGATCACGCTTGAAGATCTGGCTGAAACGCGCATCGCGCAGAAGATTTCGCAGCAGCCGGGCGTGGGACTGGTGAGCATCAGCGGCGGCAACCGGCCGGCCATCCGCATCCAGTTCAATCCGCGCGCTCTCGCCGCCTATGGCCTGAACATCGACGATGTCCGCACGACGATCGGCAATGTCAATGTGAATACGCCCAAGGGCAATTTCGACGGCGCGACGCAGTCCTCGACGATCAATGCCAACGACCAGATCACTTCGGCCGAGCAATTTGACAAGGTCATCATCGCCTATCGCAACGGCAATCCGGTGCGCCTGTCGGATGTGGCGACCACGATCCACGGACCGGAAAACACCAAGATCGCCGCTTGGGCGAATAAGACGCCGGCCATCATCCTCAATGTTCAGCGCCAGCCCGGCGCCAATGTCATCCAGGTCGTGGACGGGATCAAGAAACTGCTCCCGCAGATCGAGGCGAGCCTGCCGGCGGCGGTCGAGATCGAGGTCCTGAGCGACCGGACGAATACGATCCGGGCCTCCGTCGAGGACGTCGAATTCGAGCTTGGCCTCGCGATCGCGCTCGTCGTTCTCGTCATCTTCATTTTCCTGCGTAATTTGCCGGCGACGATCATCCCGAGCCTGTCGGTGCCGCTGTCTTTGGTTGGCACGCTGATCGTGATGTTTCTGATGGGCTTCAGTCTCGACAATCTGTCGCTGATGGCCTTGACCATATCGACGGGCTTCGTCGTCGACGACGCCATCGTCATGATCGAGAACATTGCCCGTTATGTCGAGGAGGGCGAAGAGCCGCTGCAGGCGGCGCTGCGCGGTTCGGCGCAGATCGGCTTTACGATCATATCGCTGACCGTTTCGCTCATCGCGGTGCTGATCCCCTTGCTCTTCATGGGCGATGTCGTCGGGCGTCTCTTCCATGAATTCGCAATCACGCTCGCCGCGACGATCGTGATCTCGGCCATCGTGTCGCTCACGCTCGTGCCCATGCTCTGCGCCAAGCTGCTTCATCATCGGCCGGAATCCGAGCGCAACCGGCTCGACCTTGCCGCGGATCATGCGTTCAACTGGATCATCCGCCAATATGGGCGGGCGTTGACCGTGGTGCTGGAGCATCAGCCGTTGACGCTTTTGATCGCGATTGCGACGCTTGTCGTCACCGTCTTGCTTTATATCGTCATCCCGAAGGGCTTTTTCCCGGTGCAGGACACCGGCATGATTCAGGCGATCTCACAAGCCAATGAAAGCATTTCCTATGCGGCCATGGCGGACAAGCAGCGTGCGCTTGCCGATGTGATCCTCAAGGACCCGGACGTCGAAAGCTTGAGTTCGTTCATCGGCGTCGATGGCACCAATATGACGCTGAACAGCGGCCGGTTCCTCATCAGCCTCAAGCCGCGCGACGCCCGGCTGCATACGGTCAGCGAGGTCGTCCGGCGGCTGCAGAAGGAAACCGCCGACGTCAAAGACATTCACCTCTTCATGCAGCCCGTGCAGGATCTGACGATCGATTCGAACATCAGCCGGGCGCAGTATCATTTCGTCCTTGAAAATGCGAACGGCAGCGAAATGCAGAGCTGGGTGCCGAAGCTCGTTCAGAAACTTCAGACCTTGCCCCAACTCACCAATGTCGCAAGCGACATGGCAAGCCAGGGACGAGCGATCGACTTGGTGATCGATCGTCAGACCGCGAGCCGTTTCGGCATCACGCCTGCGACCGTCGACAATATTCTCTACGATGCCTTCGGCCAGCGTATCGTTTCGACGATCTACACCCAGTCCAATCAGTATCGCGTGATCATGGAAGTGACGCCCGATCTGCAGCACGCGCTCGAATCGCTCAATACATTCTATCTGCCGTCCTCGTCGTCGACGACGAACGGACAGGTGCCGCTATCGGCGATCGTGCATGTCGAACAACGCTCGGGCCCGTTGCTGATTACGCATTTCGGGCAGTTCCCGGCGACCAATATTTCCTTCGATGTCGCGCCGGACGCTTCTCTCGGTTCCGCGGTGGCGGCCATTCAACAGGCTGAAAAAGACATAGGCCTGCCGGATAGTTTCGTCTCATTGATGCAGGGCAGCGCGGCTGCCTTCAGCGCTTCGCTCAGCAATGAAGTCATGCTGATCGTCGCTGCGATCGTGACGATGTATATTATCCTCGGGGTTCTCTACGAGAGCTTCATTCATCCGATCACGATCCTGTCCACTCTGCCTTCGGCCGGCGTCGGCGCGCTCCTGTCCCTGATGCTCGCCGGTGAAGAGCTCGACGTGATCGCGATCATCGGCATTATTTTGCTGATCGGCATCGTCAAGAAAAACGCGATCATGATGATCGATTTCGCGCTTGATGCCGAACGCAACGACGGCCTCGCGCCGCGTGACGCGATCTATCAGGCCTGCCTGTTACGTTTCCGCCCGATCCTGATGACGACCATGGCGGCGATTCTCGGCGCGCTGCCCTTGATGCTCGGCACCGGCACGGGCTCGGAGCTGCGGCACCCTCTTGGCGTCGCCATTGTCGGCGGCCTTGCCTTCAGCCAGGTCCTTACTCTGTTCTCGACGCCGGTCATCTATCTTTACTTCGATCGCCTTGCGCAACGGCTGTCGCGCGGGTCGCGCCCGTCTGGTCCACTGCCTGTGCCGGAACCGGGCGAATGA
- a CDS encoding efflux RND transporter permease subunit, with protein sequence MNLSAPFIARPVATTLITIGIAIAGTLAFLKLPVSPLPQVDFPAISVQASLPGASPDTVATSVASPLERRLGQIADVTEMSSTSGLGQTRINLQFGLSRDIDGAARDVQAAINAARADLPAALKTNPTYRKINPADAPILILALTSKTLTRGQIYDAAANVMQQRLSQLDGIGQVLIGGAALPAVRVELNPTALFKYGVGLEDVRAALASANANSPKGAIEDSGFHYQIYTNDQATHAADYQPLIVGYRNGNAIHLSDLGEIVDSVEDLRNEGLANGQPSVLVVLFRQPGANIIETVDKIKSVLPALQAAMPSDVQVTFASDRSLTIRASLADTERTLVIAVLLVTFIVFLFLGNARAAIIPAVAVPVSIIGTFGAMYLLGYSLDNLSLMALTIATGFVVDDAIVVLENISRYIEAGIPRYEAALRGAREVGFTVLSISISLIAVFTPILLMGGLLGRLFREFAVTLSMAILVSLLISLTTTPMLCSLLLKPRDRNRPERRNPFRFVLLGYERSLAWALDHRAFIMLMLAGAMVSTVYLFITIPKGFFPQQDTGRLVGSIQADQSISFQSMQKKMAQLMSIVQADRAVQSVVGFTGAGSGGGRSGVNTASVYIALKPLSERKSTADEIVGRLRHQLAAIPGARLYLQSVQDINVGARQGNAQFQYTLQGDSTEELYTWGPKLLEALQKSKILTDVSSDQQQKGLETEVTIDRDMASRLGITPSQIDNTLYDAFGQRQVSTIYSAVNQYHVIMEVAPRYWQSPETLKEIYISTAGGNPAGSQTSALPSGTVATTAAPTGSGAPAPTITPSPSSSTATTINTARNAATNALANTGKGSASAGAAVSTNQETMVPLSAIAHFAPGNTPLGVNHQGLFVATTLSFNVAPGASLSDASAEIQRVVDEIRMPASIHGSLQGTAQMFEQSLSNEPLLIAAALAAVYIVLGILYESYIHPITILSTLPSAGVGALLALMAFKTDFSIIALIGVILLIGIVKKNAIMMIDFALEARRLQGMNAHDAIFQACILRFRPIMMTTAAAILGAIPLALSFGEGGEIRRPLGISIVGGLILSQMLTLYTTPVLYLLLDNLQEWFRRGRQPLAHPPLAAPDVG encoded by the coding sequence ATGAACCTTTCGGCACCTTTCATCGCACGGCCCGTCGCCACGACCCTGATCACGATCGGGATCGCGATTGCCGGCACTTTGGCCTTCTTGAAACTGCCGGTCTCGCCTTTGCCGCAGGTGGATTTTCCGGCGATTTCCGTGCAGGCCTCACTACCGGGTGCGAGCCCCGATACGGTCGCGACGAGCGTTGCGAGCCCGCTCGAGCGGCGGCTCGGCCAGATCGCCGATGTGACCGAGATGTCGTCTACGAGCGGTCTCGGCCAGACCCGGATCAATTTGCAATTCGGCCTCAGTCGCGACATTGACGGCGCCGCGCGTGACGTGCAGGCGGCGATCAATGCGGCGCGGGCCGACTTGCCGGCGGCTTTGAAAACCAATCCGACCTACCGCAAGATCAATCCGGCCGACGCGCCGATCCTGATCCTGGCCCTGACCTCCAAAACCTTGACGCGCGGCCAGATCTACGACGCGGCCGCCAATGTCATGCAGCAGCGGCTGTCGCAGCTCGACGGCATCGGGCAGGTGCTCATCGGCGGCGCGGCATTGCCGGCGGTGCGCGTCGAATTGAACCCGACGGCGCTTTTCAAATATGGCGTAGGGCTTGAAGATGTCCGCGCGGCATTGGCGTCGGCGAATGCGAACAGCCCGAAAGGGGCGATCGAGGATTCAGGCTTCCATTATCAGATCTACACGAACGACCAGGCGACACATGCCGCGGATTATCAGCCGCTGATCGTCGGCTATCGCAATGGCAATGCGATCCATCTGTCCGACCTCGGCGAGATCGTCGATTCGGTCGAAGATCTCCGCAACGAGGGACTAGCTAATGGGCAGCCCTCGGTTCTGGTCGTTTTGTTCCGGCAGCCGGGCGCCAATATCATCGAGACCGTCGATAAGATCAAATCCGTGCTGCCTGCATTGCAGGCCGCCATGCCAAGCGACGTTCAGGTCACCTTCGCCTCCGACCGCAGTCTGACCATCCGTGCGTCGCTGGCCGATACCGAGCGCACTTTGGTGATCGCCGTCTTGCTGGTGACTTTCATCGTCTTTCTGTTTCTCGGCAATGCCCGTGCGGCGATCATCCCGGCCGTCGCGGTGCCGGTCTCGATCATCGGCACATTCGGCGCGATGTATCTTTTGGGCTATAGCCTGGACAATCTCTCCTTGATGGCGCTGACCATCGCGACGGGCTTCGTGGTCGATGACGCGATTGTCGTTTTGGAAAATATCTCGCGCTATATCGAGGCCGGAATCCCGCGCTATGAGGCGGCGCTTCGCGGTGCGCGCGAAGTCGGGTTTACCGTGCTTTCGATCAGCATTTCGCTCATCGCGGTCTTCACGCCGATCTTGCTGATGGGCGGTCTGCTCGGGCGTCTGTTCCGCGAATTCGCCGTGACTTTGTCGATGGCGATCCTCGTGTCGCTACTGATATCTTTGACGACGACACCGATGCTCTGCTCGTTGCTGCTCAAGCCGCGCGACCGAAACCGGCCGGAGCGCCGAAACCCCTTTCGCTTCGTGCTGCTTGGCTATGAAAGGAGTCTTGCCTGGGCGCTCGATCATCGCGCCTTCATCATGCTGATGCTGGCCGGCGCGATGGTGTCGACCGTCTATCTCTTCATCACCATACCGAAGGGCTTTTTTCCGCAGCAGGACACGGGCCGGCTTGTCGGTTCGATCCAGGCCGACCAGAGCATATCCTTCCAATCCATGCAGAAGAAAATGGCGCAACTGATGTCGATCGTTCAGGCCGACCGTGCGGTGCAAAGCGTCGTCGGTTTTACCGGCGCCGGCAGCGGCGGCGGCCGCTCGGGCGTCAATACGGCTTCGGTCTATATCGCGCTCAAGCCTTTATCGGAACGCAAGAGCACGGCGGATGAGATTGTCGGGCGCCTGCGTCATCAATTGGCGGCGATCCCCGGCGCGCGGCTCTATCTTCAATCCGTGCAGGACATCAATGTCGGCGCCAGGCAGGGCAATGCGCAATTTCAATATACGTTGCAAGGCGACAGCACGGAGGAGCTTTACACTTGGGGGCCGAAACTGCTGGAGGCGCTGCAGAAGAGCAAGATCCTGACCGATGTCAGTTCGGACCAGCAGCAAAAGGGGCTTGAGACCGAGGTGACTATCGATCGCGACATGGCCTCGCGGCTGGGCATCACGCCGAGCCAGATCGACAACACGCTTTATGACGCGTTCGGCCAAAGACAGGTCTCGACGATCTATAGCGCCGTCAACCAATATCACGTGATCATGGAAGTCGCGCCGCGCTATTGGCAGAGCCCGGAAACGCTGAAGGAGATTTATATCTCGACGGCCGGCGGCAATCCGGCTGGCTCGCAGACGAGCGCCCTCCCGTCCGGAACGGTCGCCACGACCGCGGCGCCGACGGGCTCCGGCGCGCCCGCACCAACCATAACGCCAAGTCCCTCATCCTCGACGGCAACGACCATCAATACGGCCCGCAATGCCGCGACCAACGCGCTCGCCAATACGGGTAAGGGAAGCGCCTCGGCCGGGGCCGCCGTGAGCACCAATCAGGAAACCATGGTTCCGCTGTCGGCCATCGCGCATTTCGCGCCGGGCAACACGCCGCTTGGTGTCAACCATCAGGGTCTCTTCGTCGCGACGACGCTCTCCTTCAACGTAGCGCCCGGCGCCTCGCTGAGCGATGCGTCTGCGGAGATCCAAAGGGTGGTCGATGAGATCCGCATGCCGGCCTCGATCCATGGCAGTTTGCAGGGCACAGCGCAGATGTTCGAACAATCGCTGTCGAACGAGCCGCTTCTGATCGCGGCGGCATTGGCGGCGGTCTATATCGTTCTCGGCATTCTCTACGAGAGCTATATTCATCCGATCACGATCCTGTCCACGCTGCCGTCTGCTGGCGTCGGCGCGCTTTTGGCCTTGATGGCGTTCAAGACCGATTTCAGCATCATCGCGCTGATCGGCGTCATTCTCCTGATCGGCATCGTGAAGAAAAACGCGATCATGATGATCGATTTCGCCCTGGAAGCACGGCGGCTGCAAGGGATGAATGCGCATGACGCGATCTTCCAGGCCTGTATCTTGCGCTTTCGTCCGATCATGATGACCACGGCCGCCGCGATCCTCGGCGCGATCCCGCTGGCGCTGAGCTTCGGCGAAGGCGGCGAAATTCGCCGGCCGCTCGGCATATCGATCGTCGGTGGCCTGATCCTCAGCCAGATGCTGACGCTCTATACGACGCCCGTGCTCTATCTCCTGCTCGACAATCTGCAGGAATGGTTCAGGCGCGGACGCCAGCCCTTGGCGCATCCGCCTTTGGCCGCACCGGATGTCGGCTAA
- a CDS encoding heme biosynthesis protein HemY, translating to MIRLLIFFCLLALAALVVGWFIDQPGDIVLTWQGRSYETTVGVGVGIILAIAIVISLLWAIVRTIFRLPSVVAFASRQRKRGKGYAALSRGMIAAGAGDVRLARKSATEAAKHLPDEPLALLLKAQAAQLAGDRAATDLAFSDMVEHPATRLLGLRGLHIEAHRRGDAEAAHHFAQEAHKIAPLAWSAKAVLDHRAAQGEWQKALAALESNIAAKLIDRKTGERQKAVLETALAIEAEATSPDEALRLSRLAAGREPSLVPAVALAARLLSRKGDIRKAAKLIETAWVKSPHPDLADVYLDLRPGDSNADRLARAQMLMRIMPREPESRMAVARAALAARDFRIARQVMAPLIAEGEQPTVRMCLIMADLEEGEHGALGDVRAWLARASRAPRDAVWMADGVAAGSWQPASPVTGKLDAFVWQRPPERPGLAIPLHPVDEAPERAAPTLALSHAEPETAVIEAPEASAAEAAFDAAEVVTAEPARPADGKANLKPVIFPQPALPDDPGSPEAIDPTEPLAPAPDGRKK from the coding sequence ATGATCCGGCTTCTGATTTTCTTCTGCCTTCTGGCGCTCGCGGCTCTCGTCGTTGGTTGGTTTATCGACCAGCCAGGCGATATTGTGCTGACCTGGCAAGGCCGGTCTTATGAGACCACGGTTGGCGTCGGCGTCGGAATCATCCTCGCGATCGCGATCGTAATCTCGCTCTTGTGGGCGATCGTTCGCACCATCTTCCGCCTGCCTTCCGTCGTTGCTTTTGCCTCGCGGCAGAGAAAGCGCGGCAAAGGCTATGCGGCGCTCTCGCGCGGCATGATCGCGGCGGGCGCCGGCGATGTGCGGCTCGCGCGAAAATCCGCGACGGAAGCCGCCAAACATCTGCCTGACGAACCTCTGGCCTTGCTCTTGAAGGCGCAGGCCGCGCAGCTCGCGGGCGACCGCGCCGCCACCGATCTCGCCTTCTCCGACATGGTCGAGCACCCGGCCACGCGCCTGCTCGGATTGCGGGGCCTGCATATTGAAGCACACAGGCGCGGCGATGCTGAAGCCGCGCATCATTTCGCGCAGGAAGCGCATAAGATCGCGCCGCTCGCCTGGTCGGCCAAGGCCGTGCTCGATCATCGCGCGGCGCAAGGCGAGTGGCAAAAGGCGCTCGCCGCGCTCGAAAGCAATATAGCTGCGAAACTCATCGATAGGAAAACCGGCGAACGCCAAAAGGCGGTTCTGGAAACCGCGCTTGCGATCGAGGCCGAAGCCACGAGTCCGGACGAAGCCTTGCGGCTGTCGCGTCTCGCAGCCGGTCGCGAGCCCTCGCTGGTGCCGGCGGTCGCGCTTGCAGCGCGGCTCCTGAGCCGCAAGGGCGACATCCGCAAGGCCGCCAAACTGATCGAGACGGCTTGGGTCAAAAGCCCGCATCCCGATCTCGCCGATGTCTATCTCGATCTGCGGCCGGGCGATTCCAATGCCGACCGTCTCGCCCGCGCGCAAATGCTGATGCGCATCATGCCGAGAGAGCCCGAAAGCCGGATGGCGGTTGCCCGCGCCGCGCTCGCCGCGCGCGATTTCCGCATCGCGCGCCAAGTGATGGCGCCGCTCATCGCGGAAGGCGAGCAACCGACGGTGCGCATGTGTCTCATCATGGCCGACCTCGAAGAGGGGGAACATGGCGCCCTGGGCGATGTGCGCGCCTGGCTGGCACGGGCCTCACGCGCGCCGCGCGATGCCGTCTGGATGGCCGATGGCGTCGCGGCCGGGAGCTGGCAGCCGGCGTCTCCCGTCACCGGCAAGCTCGATGCCTTCGTCTGGCAAAGGCCGCCGGAACGCCCGGGCCTCGCCATTCCGCTGCATCCTGTCGATGAAGCGCCGGAAAGAGCGGCTCCCACGCTCGCTCTCAGCCATGCGGAGCCCGAGACGGCTGTCATCGAAGCGCCGGAAGCGTCCGCGGCCGAGGCCGCCTTCGACGCGGCGGAGGTGGTGACCGCGGAGCCGGCGCGGCCGGCAGATGGCAAAGCCAATCTGAAACCGGTGATTTTTCCTCAACCCGCGCTGCCGGACGACCCCGGATCTCCCGAGGCCATCGATCCGACAGAGCCTTTGGCCCCCGCTCCGGACGGCAGGAAGAAATAA